One stretch of Ornithinimicrobium ciconiae DNA includes these proteins:
- a CDS encoding SpvB/TcaC N-terminal domain-containing protein has translation MRASRKLLGTTLAAALVVTAAAGTFVTTADPVAAADDAVGRESILTPEQLGTGGIDGLQYADPTEGLSLIDPPTANTGGSAQLSYPILVPPGRGITPELDLTYDSSGDNGWLGLGWDLSVDEVAVDTTFGAPHFSATHESESYTLDGDLLVPNALGEEWEPRSSGDREDWTRQVETSYERIIRHGTNPKDYYWEVYDKQGNVRWYGGFPDVGGPEGGVTSEGTIDRSAIVTDQDGNAVRWLLSAQRDVGVNVIRYHYATIEYADGDSGWHVTSDCDTDSTSTVCGKHIFLDHIDYTAAAEVSGEPADPAYRVTFTPEAGAHRSDPVVDASLGYVDVLVTRLAKVEVHHGAPNGGAARTYDNLAVRYEFDYEQGSATPFEKSLLTTITQSGGTPDTAVHTLEYFNEVGTRADSYDGFGPSGTWNTGNDLSTRSMLDASVEAGAMGASESNSAEGHAYLGFNPLIPDKNGSFGGSLQIGGGNTQALAEWLDINGDSLPDKVWKDGTQLKYRLNTSGPSAGTTFTELDMIEGIGTLSNDNNIGVQGGIEANLGVTASFGLGLEVAWGDTYFTDVNADGLPDLVSGGSVHFNSLDTNNRPTFSTDSATTLVPLPTSGGTPSASNDLLDEMQAELERRSPTIDTVRRWVAPYTGAISIDAPVTLTPTNGDSLDGVRVAIQVGDDEISQANLLTPGNTAFGTALTATVSAGDPVYFRVGSINDGAGDEVEWSPTISYTSVAGFPAVGDVPADVNGLSQTTFALTEDFTLAGRPDSGVVMPYTGTVEFTADIDKTAVTTDNLHLVLEHNGVAVPGSDITIDADFVGTTPVSVTFPVTQPSLPDPDNPNEPVAAPDTVEAHLAVDTPIDISTISWDPTITYASAVNRNGDPVATTNDAGDPLITVDLIPNIDIFPQQLASSASAQAGPSLPWHSTASGTYDARVGLSLGSDFPGGRVLVSVKNATGVVAQTPWTLPASGGGLVGTTLDLNASLTSGTDYWVEVTMTDPQVSARTTLTSFALRPDGASDGTGDVTVAPAVLASGQQGIFPLPYRGWGVAGYTAGGDLATAPIDHEAFVIDVDALQANTSKPDGFDDIPEDAGDPEPSYAYLPVSTPAELPDGLPDNEVYEQFGPLDGPLWQGNRDNLAANAERMRSSRLGADSIDLAQTGGDGRAVTRVSVTAPQAALAIGAGPLGASFGMSPSFGLQDYEDMNGDGYPDVITPGSVHYTTQRGSFLDSATSIGDGLMAVTNQDLTFSVEGGLSQGLVDISANNKGRTNATKGNAAGKGGDAGDSSGGVEIGIDIGASWTSPNASGSGDAPLVGDIMSDPASDYGDSVGEAGAEATEEGAPISQELADVNGDGLPDRVYTTAEGVFAHYNLGYGFTRGAVYLGTGGFEAMESYSSGLNAGFTTPLGEFSGGLSFSWNYDLARYTWADVNGDGILDQVHKQSTGASPAVRFGTGSGLTPPVTYGAMQDASPAMGVATGPNSNFDRSQGIGGGFDFTVYVGPLCLVACYLVINPGATYQNSLSSTEVALEDVNGDGFADSVATTADEELKVSLNNHARTNLLQEVDNPLGGTMTLDYERDGNTIAHPDSVWVMSSVDLDDGRDTAGDGADVLAWTYEYDGLDYDRAHRQSLGYSTILEHEMDAATDTAIRTTTRRFLNDNIFVAGLEWSTIKTDAQAAPGEENLSGATMTWGFRDARETHADVHAEVVPVPSISNLRGIDSLDRSIAPLLESVTEEFYDWEDIGQQTETTFTYDALGNVLEQVDRGELEDPTDDVLTINTYSTCDISSSVGCLTTPAASSPLWDEDVCATWVSLPAVVTETNNRTGADEIVYRHRDGRADLCDNASVTHLEEQVDSSGDVAVTDLAYDAWGSYDRIVYPEGVDGVRYGVLYTRDASRHSDIAEVTEFDFGDQGAVDAFINDGDASGALRTGLTSTATFDPLSGRVASRTDANDNTSHYAYDAFGRIISISLPGSTQDLVTFDYAPSASGYGYAIAHHTDQFNPGDTIDTITFADGLGRTTQTKRDATLHVATGEPGVAARVVTGVVEYDALGRVVTEHYPHADQAAGPTAYDTTAPDPAAATTTVLDLWDAPNLVTEPGDRVTATEYLYEDIGDGTVVFATTTTDPRGRATTTWTDMREQVLRIDDAPEDEATLTSWYDYNGLGELLAFTDSADEVTTHGYDMLGRRTATDTPDGGLVTMTYDDEGKLTSRVSPTLRSAGQSTSYAYQLGKLVGIDHPASTPDVTYTYGGAGAAGNGAGRVTQIEDGTRIVDLTYSAGGSVIEQAAQMKLHNWDPARAADFTWTTSWDFDGLGRIASMTYPDGEELTYDYDSGGLVREVVGEEDGYEDIITGYDEFGDPIWERVPRTWEYDYVLNRTYDEFLARRSTTYGNEVSTEWSYQPTTRWLDRQETLSPQRNVSDPAYQEIQDLNYAYDAVGNVLEYRNELPKPLSSQFGGATEQTYELDGYDRLVGAHGEWRQDAKSTRIYDLALEYDEHRNVIGKTQRDVINNGKKDLVQKDTTYSFDRTYSDAAPGRAINAGQTTYHYDANGNLLGTKDRKGKWIRQLTWDATDRMTVVNDSSSETTFTYDDTGQRMIERGPGGETAFVNPWVTVRNGTEIYKHIWIDEERVATQRDDGGAEELKRYFLHQDLQGSTNIVSDYRGDTFQHQEYFPGGEVWIAENSTVFRTPYQYGGHYTDERRDLLGVGERWYDSRDELMYSPDALLVQDPLAVIGQPELRGAYSFAGANPVSNIDPSGQMFIATQARAEMVKGADKAVRAKLKDNPDVAASIAASLDSKLPSSFVKLALDTGRSESLQAFADKFEPNAFIDINLSEGTVKIGAPYGKRLKLGGSDTPADATDSAAPPRPGTPAPGGPSTGNSATTSTGTTSTTTSPSTGTSPQAPQRPGGGTGNSPGDADTSQTPKQHPKPLPKPPAKASVGGDQGSARSGD, from the coding sequence ATGCGGGCGTCACGGAAACTCCTTGGGACAACTCTGGCCGCGGCGCTGGTGGTGACTGCGGCAGCAGGCACCTTCGTCACCACCGCTGACCCCGTGGCAGCCGCCGACGACGCCGTGGGACGCGAGTCGATCCTGACCCCGGAGCAGCTGGGCACCGGCGGCATCGACGGACTGCAGTATGCCGACCCGACCGAGGGCCTGTCCCTCATCGACCCGCCGACGGCCAACACCGGGGGCAGTGCCCAGCTGTCCTATCCGATCCTGGTCCCACCGGGGCGCGGGATCACTCCGGAGCTGGACCTGACCTATGACTCATCGGGCGACAACGGCTGGCTGGGGCTGGGTTGGGACCTGTCTGTCGACGAGGTCGCCGTGGACACCACCTTCGGTGCCCCGCACTTCAGCGCCACACATGAGAGCGAGTCCTACACCCTCGACGGCGACCTGCTGGTCCCCAACGCCCTGGGTGAGGAGTGGGAACCGCGCTCCAGCGGCGACCGCGAGGACTGGACCCGCCAGGTGGAGACCTCCTACGAGCGGATCATCCGACACGGCACCAACCCCAAGGACTACTACTGGGAGGTCTATGACAAGCAGGGCAACGTCCGCTGGTATGGCGGCTTCCCCGACGTCGGCGGCCCCGAGGGCGGTGTGACCTCGGAGGGCACGATCGACCGCTCGGCGATCGTCACCGACCAGGATGGGAACGCCGTGCGCTGGCTGCTCTCGGCCCAGCGGGACGTCGGCGTCAACGTGATCCGCTACCACTACGCGACGATCGAGTATGCCGACGGAGACAGCGGCTGGCACGTCACCTCCGACTGCGACACCGACAGCACGTCGACGGTGTGCGGCAAGCACATCTTCCTCGACCACATCGATTACACCGCCGCCGCCGAGGTCTCCGGCGAGCCCGCCGACCCCGCCTACCGGGTCACCTTCACCCCTGAGGCCGGGGCCCATCGGTCCGACCCGGTGGTGGACGCCAGTCTGGGCTACGTCGACGTGCTGGTCACCCGGCTCGCGAAGGTCGAGGTCCATCACGGCGCCCCGAACGGCGGTGCCGCCCGCACCTACGACAACCTCGCGGTGCGCTACGAGTTCGACTACGAGCAGGGCAGCGCCACCCCGTTCGAAAAGTCGCTGTTGACCACCATCACCCAGAGCGGCGGGACCCCGGACACCGCCGTTCACACCCTCGAGTACTTCAACGAGGTCGGCACCCGGGCAGATTCCTACGACGGGTTCGGCCCCTCCGGCACCTGGAACACCGGCAACGACCTGAGCACCCGGTCGATGCTCGACGCGAGCGTCGAGGCCGGCGCGATGGGTGCCAGCGAGTCCAACTCGGCCGAGGGCCACGCCTACCTGGGCTTCAACCCGCTCATCCCGGACAAGAACGGCTCCTTTGGTGGGTCCCTGCAGATCGGCGGTGGCAATACGCAGGCCCTCGCCGAGTGGCTGGACATCAACGGTGACTCCCTCCCGGACAAGGTGTGGAAGGACGGCACCCAGCTGAAGTACCGGCTGAACACCTCCGGCCCCTCCGCCGGCACCACCTTCACGGAACTGGACATGATCGAGGGGATCGGCACCCTGTCCAACGACAACAACATCGGGGTCCAGGGTGGCATCGAGGCCAACCTCGGCGTCACCGCCTCGTTCGGCCTGGGCCTGGAGGTGGCCTGGGGCGACACCTACTTCACCGACGTCAACGCCGACGGCCTGCCGGACCTGGTGTCCGGGGGCAGCGTCCACTTCAACAGCCTGGACACCAACAACAGGCCGACGTTCTCCACAGACAGCGCCACGACGCTGGTCCCGCTGCCGACGAGCGGCGGCACGCCCAGTGCCTCCAACGACCTGCTGGACGAGATGCAGGCCGAGCTGGAGCGCCGCTCCCCGACGATCGACACCGTACGCCGCTGGGTCGCCCCCTACACGGGCGCCATCTCCATCGACGCCCCCGTGACGCTCACCCCCACGAATGGTGACTCCCTCGACGGTGTGCGGGTCGCGATCCAGGTGGGCGACGACGAGATCAGCCAGGCCAACCTCCTCACCCCTGGCAACACGGCCTTCGGCACGGCGCTCACGGCGACGGTCAGCGCCGGGGACCCCGTGTACTTCCGGGTCGGCTCGATCAATGACGGCGCAGGCGACGAGGTGGAGTGGTCCCCCACCATCAGCTACACCTCCGTCGCCGGATTCCCAGCGGTCGGTGACGTGCCGGCCGACGTGAACGGCCTGTCCCAGACCACCTTCGCCCTCACCGAGGACTTCACCCTGGCCGGGCGCCCAGACAGCGGCGTCGTCATGCCCTACACCGGCACGGTCGAGTTCACCGCCGACATCGACAAGACCGCGGTGACCACTGACAACCTGCACCTGGTGCTGGAGCACAACGGGGTGGCCGTCCCCGGCTCCGACATCACCATCGACGCCGACTTCGTCGGCACCACCCCAGTCAGCGTCACCTTCCCGGTCACCCAGCCGAGCCTGCCCGATCCTGACAACCCCAACGAGCCGGTCGCGGCCCCGGACACGGTCGAGGCCCACCTGGCCGTCGACACCCCCATCGACATCTCGACGATCTCCTGGGACCCGACCATCACCTATGCCAGCGCGGTCAACCGGAACGGCGACCCGGTCGCGACCACGAATGACGCCGGTGACCCGCTCATCACCGTCGACCTGATCCCCAACATCGACATCTTTCCCCAGCAGCTGGCCTCCTCCGCCTCGGCACAGGCCGGCCCGTCACTGCCCTGGCACTCGACGGCGTCCGGCACCTACGACGCACGGGTGGGACTCAGCCTCGGGTCCGACTTCCCCGGTGGCCGGGTGCTGGTCTCGGTCAAGAACGCCACGGGTGTCGTCGCGCAGACACCGTGGACCCTGCCGGCGAGCGGAGGCGGCCTGGTCGGCACGACCCTCGACCTCAACGCCAGTCTCACCAGCGGGACCGACTACTGGGTCGAGGTCACGATGACCGACCCGCAGGTGTCCGCGCGCACGACCCTGACCTCCTTCGCGCTGCGCCCCGACGGTGCCTCGGACGGCACCGGCGACGTCACCGTCGCACCCGCGGTCCTGGCCAGCGGCCAGCAGGGCATCTTCCCCCTGCCCTACCGCGGCTGGGGCGTGGCGGGCTACACCGCCGGCGGCGACCTGGCCACGGCGCCCATTGACCACGAGGCCTTCGTCATCGACGTCGACGCGCTGCAGGCCAACACCTCCAAGCCGGACGGTTTCGATGACATCCCCGAGGACGCCGGGGACCCCGAGCCGTCCTACGCCTACCTGCCGGTGAGCACGCCGGCCGAGCTGCCCGACGGCCTGCCGGACAACGAGGTGTATGAGCAGTTCGGGCCACTGGACGGGCCGCTGTGGCAGGGCAACCGGGACAACCTGGCGGCCAACGCCGAACGCATGCGCTCCTCCCGGTTGGGCGCCGACAGCATCGACCTCGCGCAGACCGGTGGTGACGGCCGGGCTGTCACCCGCGTCTCGGTCACTGCCCCGCAGGCGGCGCTGGCCATCGGCGCCGGACCACTGGGCGCCAGCTTCGGCATGTCCCCCAGCTTCGGGCTGCAGGACTACGAGGACATGAATGGGGACGGCTATCCGGACGTCATCACCCCCGGGTCGGTGCACTACACCACCCAGCGCGGCTCCTTCCTCGACAGCGCCACCAGCATCGGCGACGGGCTGATGGCCGTCACCAACCAGGACCTGACCTTCTCCGTCGAGGGCGGGCTGTCCCAGGGGCTGGTCGACATCAGCGCCAACAACAAGGGCCGCACCAATGCCACCAAGGGCAACGCGGCCGGCAAGGGCGGTGACGCCGGCGACAGCTCCGGTGGTGTGGAGATCGGCATCGACATCGGAGCCAGCTGGACCAGCCCCAACGCCTCCGGCAGCGGCGACGCACCGCTCGTCGGCGACATCATGTCCGACCCAGCCTCGGACTATGGAGACTCCGTCGGTGAGGCCGGGGCCGAGGCCACGGAGGAGGGCGCACCGATCAGCCAGGAGCTCGCCGACGTCAACGGCGACGGCCTGCCGGACCGGGTCTACACGACGGCCGAGGGAGTCTTCGCCCACTACAACCTGGGCTACGGCTTCACCCGCGGTGCCGTCTATCTCGGCACGGGCGGCTTCGAGGCGATGGAGTCCTACTCCAGCGGTCTCAACGCCGGCTTCACCACCCCGCTGGGTGAGTTCTCCGGCGGCCTCTCCTTCAGCTGGAACTACGACCTGGCCCGCTACACCTGGGCCGACGTCAACGGCGACGGCATCCTGGACCAGGTGCACAAGCAGAGCACCGGCGCCAGCCCCGCGGTGCGGTTCGGCACCGGCAGCGGCCTGACGCCACCGGTGACCTATGGCGCCATGCAGGACGCCTCCCCGGCGATGGGCGTGGCCACGGGCCCCAACTCCAACTTCGACCGCAGCCAGGGCATCGGCGGTGGCTTCGACTTCACCGTCTATGTCGGACCGCTCTGCCTCGTCGCCTGCTACCTCGTGATCAACCCCGGTGCCACCTATCAGAACTCGCTGAGCAGCACCGAGGTGGCCCTGGAGGACGTCAACGGCGACGGGTTCGCCGACTCGGTCGCCACGACCGCGGACGAGGAGCTCAAGGTCTCACTCAACAACCACGCCAGGACCAACCTGCTGCAGGAGGTCGACAACCCGCTCGGCGGCACGATGACGCTCGACTACGAGCGCGACGGCAACACCATCGCCCACCCCGACTCGGTGTGGGTGATGAGCAGCGTCGATCTCGACGACGGCCGGGACACCGCCGGTGACGGCGCCGACGTGCTGGCCTGGACCTATGAGTACGACGGGCTCGACTACGACCGGGCACACCGGCAGTCCCTGGGCTACTCTACGATCCTCGAGCACGAGATGGACGCCGCGACCGACACCGCGATCCGCACCACGACCCGCCGCTTCCTCAACGACAACATCTTCGTGGCGGGCCTGGAGTGGTCCACCATCAAGACCGACGCCCAGGCCGCCCCCGGCGAGGAGAACCTCAGCGGAGCCACCATGACCTGGGGCTTCCGCGACGCGCGCGAGACCCACGCCGACGTGCACGCCGAGGTCGTGCCGGTCCCCAGCATCTCGAACCTGCGCGGCATCGACTCCCTGGACCGCTCGATCGCCCCGCTGCTGGAGTCCGTCACCGAGGAGTTCTACGACTGGGAGGACATCGGCCAGCAGACCGAGACGACGTTCACCTACGACGCGCTCGGCAACGTGCTCGAGCAGGTCGACCGCGGCGAGCTCGAGGACCCGACCGACGACGTCCTCACCATCAACACCTACAGCACCTGCGACATCTCCTCCAGCGTCGGGTGCCTGACCACCCCGGCTGCCTCATCACCCCTGTGGGACGAGGACGTCTGCGCGACCTGGGTCAGCCTGCCGGCCGTGGTCACCGAGACCAACAACCGCACCGGCGCCGACGAGATCGTCTATCGCCACCGGGACGGCCGCGCCGACCTGTGCGACAACGCCTCCGTCACCCACCTGGAGGAGCAGGTCGACAGCAGCGGCGACGTGGCCGTGACCGACCTGGCCTATGACGCCTGGGGCAGTTATGACCGGATCGTCTATCCCGAAGGGGTCGACGGTGTGCGCTACGGCGTGCTCTACACCCGCGACGCCTCCCGGCACTCCGACATCGCCGAGGTCACCGAGTTCGACTTCGGCGACCAGGGCGCCGTCGACGCCTTCATCAACGACGGCGACGCCTCCGGCGCTCTGCGCACCGGCCTGACCTCGACGGCGACCTTCGACCCGCTCTCGGGCCGGGTGGCCAGCCGCACCGACGCCAATGACAACACGAGCCACTATGCCTACGACGCGTTCGGCCGGATCATCTCGATCAGCCTCCCGGGCTCGACCCAGGACCTGGTGACCTTCGACTACGCACCCAGCGCATCGGGCTACGGCTATGCCATCGCCCACCACACCGACCAGTTCAACCCCGGCGACACGATCGACACGATCACCTTTGCCGACGGTCTGGGCCGCACCACGCAGACCAAGCGGGACGCCACCCTGCACGTCGCGACCGGCGAGCCGGGCGTCGCGGCCCGGGTGGTCACCGGAGTGGTGGAGTATGACGCGCTGGGCCGGGTGGTGACCGAGCACTATCCGCACGCGGACCAGGCGGCCGGCCCCACGGCATACGACACGACTGCCCCGGACCCCGCGGCGGCGACCACCACGGTGCTCGACCTGTGGGACGCCCCCAACCTGGTCACCGAGCCGGGTGACCGGGTGACCGCGACCGAGTATCTCTATGAGGACATCGGCGACGGCACCGTGGTCTTCGCGACCACCACCACCGACCCGCGCGGGCGGGCGACCACGACCTGGACCGACATGCGCGAGCAGGTGTTGCGCATCGACGACGCTCCCGAGGATGAGGCGACACTGACGTCCTGGTACGACTACAACGGGCTCGGCGAGCTGCTGGCCTTCACCGACTCCGCGGACGAGGTGACCACCCACGGCTACGACATGCTGGGGCGGCGCACCGCCACGGACACCCCCGACGGCGGCCTGGTCACCATGACCTACGACGACGAGGGCAAGCTGACCAGCCGGGTCAGCCCCACCCTGCGGAGCGCGGGTCAGTCGACCAGTTATGCCTACCAGCTCGGCAAGCTGGTCGGGATCGACCACCCGGCCAGCACACCGGACGTGACCTATACGTACGGCGGCGCGGGTGCTGCGGGCAACGGCGCCGGACGGGTGACACAGATCGAGGACGGCACCCGCATCGTCGACCTGACCTACAGCGCCGGCGGGTCCGTCATCGAGCAGGCCGCGCAGATGAAGCTACACAACTGGGACCCGGCCCGGGCCGCCGACTTCACCTGGACGACGTCGTGGGACTTCGACGGGCTGGGCCGGATCGCCTCGATGACCTACCCCGATGGGGAGGAGCTGACCTACGACTACGACTCCGGCGGCCTCGTCCGCGAGGTGGTCGGCGAGGAGGACGGCTACGAGGACATCATCACCGGCTATGACGAGTTCGGTGACCCGATCTGGGAGCGGGTGCCGCGCACCTGGGAGTACGACTACGTGCTCAACCGCACCTACGACGAGTTCCTCGCCCGCCGGTCCACGACCTACGGCAACGAGGTCAGCACCGAGTGGTCCTACCAGCCGACGACCCGGTGGCTGGACCGGCAGGAGACGCTCTCGCCGCAGCGCAACGTGAGCGACCCGGCATACCAGGAGATCCAGGACCTGAACTATGCCTATGACGCGGTCGGCAACGTGCTGGAGTATCGCAACGAGCTCCCGAAACCGCTGTCCAGCCAGTTCGGTGGTGCGACCGAGCAGACCTATGAGCTGGACGGCTACGACCGGCTGGTCGGGGCCCACGGTGAGTGGCGCCAGGATGCCAAGAGCACCCGGATCTATGACCTGGCGCTGGAGTATGACGAGCACCGCAACGTGATCGGCAAGACCCAGCGGGACGTCATCAACAACGGCAAGAAGGATCTGGTGCAGAAGGACACGACCTACTCCTTCGACCGGACCTACTCCGATGCCGCACCGGGGCGGGCCATCAACGCCGGCCAGACGACCTATCACTACGACGCCAATGGCAACCTGCTGGGCACCAAGGACCGCAAGGGCAAGTGGATCCGGCAGCTCACCTGGGACGCGACCGACCGGATGACGGTGGTCAACGACTCGTCCTCCGAGACGACCTTCACCTATGACGACACCGGTCAGCGGATGATCGAGCGCGGGCCCGGCGGGGAGACGGCCTTCGTCAACCCGTGGGTGACCGTGCGCAACGGCACCGAGATCTACAAACACATCTGGATCGACGAGGAGCGGGTCGCCACGCAGCGCGACGACGGTGGCGCCGAGGAGTTGAAGCGCTACTTCCTGCACCAGGACCTGCAGGGCAGCACCAACATCGTCTCGGACTATCGCGGCGACACCTTCCAGCACCAGGAGTACTTCCCCGGTGGCGAGGTGTGGATCGCCGAGAACAGCACGGTCTTCCGCACCCCCTACCAGTACGGCGGGCACTACACCGACGAGCGGCGCGACCTGCTCGGGGTCGGCGAGCGGTGGTACGACAGCCGCGACGAGCTGATGTACTCCCCCGACGCGCTGCTGGTACAGGATCCCCTCGCGGTGATCGGGCAGCCGGAACTGCGCGGGGCCTACTCCTTCGCGGGCGCCAACCCGGTCAGCAATATCGACCCCTCGGGCCAGATGTTCATCGCCACCCAGGCCAGGGCGGAGATGGTGAAGGGAGCCGATAAGGCGGTGCGGGCCAAGCTCAAGGACAACCCGGACGTGGCGGCCTCGATCGCAGCCAGTCTGGACTCCAAGCTGCCCAGCAGCTTTGTGAAGCTGGCCCTGGACACAGGTCGCTCCGAGTCGTTGCAGGCCTTTGCGGACAAGTTCGAGCCCAACGCCTTCATCGACATCAACCTGAGCGAGGGCACCGTCAAGATCGGCGCGCCCTATGGCAAGCGGCTCAAGCTGGGCGGCTCGGACACGCCCGCCGATGCCACCGACTCGGCTGCACCACCGAGGCCTGGGACGCCGGCACCGGGTGGTCCCAGCACAGGAAACTCCGCGACGACGTCGACCGGCACCACCTCGACGACGACGTCCCCATCGACGGGGACCTCCCCCCAGGCGCCGCAGCGGCCAGGCGGTGGCACCGGCAACTCACCCGGTGATGCCGACACTTCCCAGACGCCGAAGCAGCACCCGAAACCGCTGCCGAAGCCACCGGCCAAGGCATCCGTCGGCGGTGACCAGGGCTCGGCGCGGTCCGGGGACTAG
- a CDS encoding SRPBCC family protein encodes MTQDRSITVSRVIDASAQDIFEVLSNPERHADLDGSGFVRSDDRSDRITATGQVFTMNMEGEHMGGEYKTDNHVVGYDENHLLAWKTAPAGTEPPGWQWVWELTAQGNDATTVNLTYDWSAVTDEAILSKVSFPLVTEEQLEDSLGNLASAVAG; translated from the coding sequence ATGACGCAGGACCGCAGCATCACCGTCAGCCGGGTCATCGACGCCTCTGCGCAGGACATCTTTGAGGTGCTGTCCAACCCTGAGCGGCACGCCGACCTCGACGGGTCAGGCTTCGTGCGCTCCGACGACCGCTCCGACCGGATCACTGCCACCGGCCAGGTGTTCACCATGAACATGGAGGGCGAGCACATGGGCGGGGAGTACAAGACCGACAATCACGTCGTTGGATATGACGAGAACCACCTGCTCGCGTGGAAGACCGCGCCCGCCGGGACCGAGCCGCCTGGGTGGCAGTGGGTCTGGGAGCTCACTGCTCAGGGCAACGACGCCACCACGGTGAACCTGACCTATGACTGGTCGGCCGTCACGGACGAGGCGATCCTGAGCAAGGTGAGCTTCCCGCTGGTGACCGAGGAGCAGCTCGAGGACTCGCTGGGCAACCTGGCGTCGGCCGTCGCGGGCTAG
- a CDS encoding phosphotransferase, which translates to MRESGLRAATAVAWELGLGRVMPEVLSDRGSLMLRLPGTGLVARVSTHTGAQRVDPGWWLTQEVTVGRLAQEAGAPVVPPAERAGPHHVEGLWVSLWTDLGDSGGVRATPAESAAALAQWHHILADVGQDLPVMSFAHQLIAEPLAYAARRGHLDQRTHAALTREHQEALAGVEGLGTRQVLLHGDAHRGNLLRDRDGQWLWSDLEEACRGPVEWDLAVLGSTPDEETGRAALSAYAQVSGRAVPTQEELAPWLRLRTLEGTAWLIGCAVTFPERYADPARHAVEELIRGLPGA; encoded by the coding sequence GTGCGCGAGTCCGGACTCCGGGCGGCCACCGCCGTGGCGTGGGAGCTGGGTCTGGGGCGTGTGATGCCCGAGGTCCTGTCCGACCGTGGGTCGCTGATGCTGCGCCTGCCCGGCACCGGACTGGTTGCCAGGGTCTCCACCCACACTGGTGCCCAGCGTGTGGACCCGGGGTGGTGGCTGACCCAGGAGGTCACGGTCGGGCGCCTCGCACAGGAGGCGGGCGCACCGGTCGTGCCACCTGCCGAGCGCGCCGGTCCGCATCACGTCGAAGGTCTGTGGGTTTCCCTCTGGACCGACCTGGGCGACTCAGGTGGCGTCCGGGCGACGCCCGCAGAGTCGGCTGCTGCGCTGGCGCAGTGGCACCACATCCTGGCTGACGTCGGTCAGGACCTACCGGTCATGTCGTTCGCCCACCAGTTGATCGCCGAGCCGCTGGCCTATGCCGCCCGTCGGGGCCACCTGGACCAGCGCACCCACGCGGCACTCACCCGCGAGCACCAAGAGGCGTTGGCCGGCGTCGAGGGCCTGGGCACGAGGCAGGTGCTGCTGCACGGGGACGCCCACCGCGGCAACCTGCTGCGTGACCGGGACGGCCAGTGGCTCTGGAGTGACCTGGAAGAGGCCTGCCGCGGCCCTGTCGAGTGGGACCTCGCAGTTCTGGGGAGCACCCCGGATGAGGAGACAGGCAGGGCTGCGCTGTCGGCATACGCGCAGGTCAGCGGGCGAGCGGTCCCGACGCAGGAAGAGCTCGCCCCCTGGCTGCGACTGCGCACCCTGGAGGGAACCGCCTGGTTGATCGGGTGCGCCGTGACCTTCCCGGAGCGCTATGCCGATCCTGCCCGACATGCCGTCGAAGAGTTGATCCGCGGACTACCTGGGGCCTGA